AATGAACGATTCCATCTCTTTAAATTTTTAGTTGAAACCATGAAGGGGTCATGGATAGCCATTAAAATATAAGAGAATTAATGTGTAAAGGTAGTAAACCACCTAGATAAACTGTAATTTATCCTAAATTTTTTCTAGGTAGCAACTTTACGAGCTGCCATATTGCCTTCTCTGCACATTTAAGTTCATTTTCTGCTTCATAAAGCGTGGGCAGGGTCGATTGAAGGGAACTTTGAACTATGACCTTTTAGATCATAGCTCGATCGGCATCGATATATTTTCAGGTAATGCTGTAGCTGTTACATTgagaaggaaagaagaaaagaaacttaataaaaatagtACACATGGAATTTGTATGTACAACTTGAAATAGGATTTGAACAATAAACCTATTCGACTAAGGAATAGAACTCTTACCAGAAAAGGATTAAAAATGCCGACCTGAATCTCCTTGTCTCCTGCTTCTTCATCTGTTGATCAAGTACAACATCTGGCTTGACAAAGGAAATATCGAAGATTTTAGTTATGTTGCTGGCATTTCTGATTTGTCATTTTGGTCCTGGGTCTTTAGAAATTGGTATAATGGCTAAAATTCTTTTACCTTGGACATATTGAACATTAGTTTGTTCCATAGGATTTCCAGCCATTAGAAGTTTCACTTATTAGCTGAACATTGAACCATATGATTATCTTCTTTAATGTTCTATGTTTCCTGAGTCCTAGTTGATTTTTTTCGCATATATATATTCTCAAAGTTTCAACTTTATCTCAGCATTATCATACGTATTACTATCATAATATCATTAAACTTTATATCCTTAAATATCATTAAACTTTATATCCTTAAATATCATTAAACTaacaatacatttttttttttttttttttttttgtaccaaAAATTGTCTTGCAATAGACATATTCCATGGGGAAGAAAACCCAAGCTGCACATTACTAGAGTTACTTGGGTATAACACAGTGCAAGAATTAACTTATGTGCTAGTTAGTGCCAGAATCGGACTAGTTAGTTTCCAATCACcgctttctctttcttttggaattctTGTCTAAGTCAACCTCAGCAGGCTTTGATGATAAAGCTTTTGACTTGGCAGCTACAGAAGCACTCCACAAAGCCCTCTCAACATCTGATGGTGTGAATAGGTCCTCCTCGCTCGAAAGTTCCATTGCCTTGGCTTGTAACTTCTCCACAAAAACTAGATAACTCTTCAATGTATAGTCCTTCGTGTTACCAATTGCTGCTTCCATCGCCTCGTCGGACATGAATGGAGTAATATGAGGAGCATAGGCAGCGAGAATAGCGGAGGCAGTGGCGGGGCCCACGCCTTTCAAGACGGTGAGCTCCTTAACAGCTTTAGAAACGTCCGGCAACGACTCGAACGCTTTTCGCGAGGCTGATTTGACAACGTCGTCGTTCAGCGAAGAAACGAAGTCCAGCAGCCTGGGCCTCCATTTGCCCCTGCTCAGCTTCCACTGCATTAATTTTGAGAGTTCATCAGTCGTTATATATGGAGTAGGGTTCCTCTGCTTTACCAGTACCGGAAGCTCGTTCCTGTAGAAATCGTCGAGGGAAATAAGGTTTGGTTTGTTTAAGGATTCGATGCTGGACTTGTAGGACGACAGAGCCGCCTTCC
The DNA window shown above is from Coffea arabica cultivar ET-39 chromosome 5e, Coffea Arabica ET-39 HiFi, whole genome shotgun sequence and carries:
- the LOC113704518 gene encoding uncharacterized protein, whose product is MAAMELKCSDISSWKAALSSYKSSIESLNKPNLISLDDFYRNELPVLVKQRNPTPYITTDELSKLMQWKLSRGKWRPRLLDFVSSLNDDVVKSASRKAFESLPDVSKAVKELTVLKGVGPATASAILAAYAPHITPFMSDEAMEAAIGNTKDYTLKSYLVFVEKLQAKAMELSSEEDLFTPSDVERALWSASVAAKSKALSSKPAEVDLDKNSKRKRKR